The nucleotide sequence GGTTTTTCAACAGTGATCTTATAAAAGTTAATAGTATATCGGAATATTTCAGTCTCGCATATTACGGAACTGCGTTTGATACGACCGCTATTCTTTACACCAATGCTGTTTTTATTCTGTTTAGTATTCTTCCACTTACCATTAACACAAAAAAATCATATCAGAAATTTCTATTCTACTGGTATTTTATTACGAATGGAATAGCCTTTTCTATGAATTTTGGAGATATTATCTATTTTAGATTCAGCCAGGCAAGACTGACATCAGCGGCTTTAGAAGTCGGTAAAAATGAAGACAATCTTGGGAAGGTTTTTTTCAACGCGTTGCTGCAACATCCTTTCGTTTTTATCTGGTTTATAATTATTTTAGTTGTATGGGTTTTTCTTTATAAAAAAGTGAAGATCCAAGAAAATAAACCTACGAATCGGATTGTTTATTTTGTCTCGTCTTTAGTCAGTCTTTGCGTTATCGCCACACTTACTGTTGGCGGGATCCGAGGTGATTTTAAACATTCAACCAGGCCGATTAATTTAGTTGATGCTAATAAACATGTAACCAATCCTCAGCAAGCCAATCTGGTGCTGAACAGCGTTTTTTCATTTTTGAGAACCATTAATACCAATAATTTTAAACTGGTGCATTATGTGAGCGAAGATTTTATACAAAAAGAAATCAAACCTTATAAGCTTTATCAGAATGAAGTGGAGCAGAAGCCAAACGTTGTGATTTTTATTATGGAAAGCTTTGCAAAAGAATATTCTGGTGCTTTTAATAAGAATACCGATATCAAAGATTTTGTTTCCTATACACCATTTGTGGATAGTCTAGCCAATGAGAGTCTGATTTTCACCAACGCATTTGCAAACGGCAGACAGTCAATCCACGGGATGAGTTCGGTTTTGGCAGGAATTCCCAGCCTTACGGATGCTTTTACCAGTTCGCCCTATTCTAATCAGAAAATTCAGTCCATTGTTTCGGTTTGTAATGAGATGGGCTATGACACCAGCTTCTATCACGGAGCACCAAACGGCTCCATGGGCTTTCAGGGTTTTGGTAACATTCTAGGCTTTAAACATTATTACGGAAAAAACGAATATAATAATGATGATGATTTTGATGGAATCTGGGCAATCTGGGACGAACCGTTTTTCCAGTATTTTGCGAAGAATATTGGAAAAAAACAGCCATTTATGGCAACACTGTTCTCCGCCTCTTCACATGATCCGTTCAAGATTCCGGAAAAATATCAGAATACAATCAAGCCTGGTCCATTGCAAATCCATGCACCCATAAGATATACGGATTATGCTCTGAAGAAGTTTTTTGAAACCGCCAAAAAGCAACCGTGGTACAACAATACTATTTTTGTAATTACCGCAGATCACACCAATCAAATCCAATATCCGGAATACCTGAAGACGATGAACCGGTTTGCTATTCCTATATTATTTTTCTCGCCCAATCCAAAGTATAATCTGAAAGGTGTAGATGCAAGTTTTGCACAGCAAATTGATATTTACCCAACTTTGGCTGATCTAATAGGTTATAACAAAAAAATCCGAAGTTGGGGCAGAAGTCTTATATCCGGAACGAATGAAAATTATATCATTGTTAATTCTGACTCAATTCAGGAGCAGATGATCATCGGGAATTTTATTTACACTTTTAATGGAAAGGACGTCACAGGAATCTATGATAAGACAGATTTGGCACTTTCTAAAAACCTAATTCATAAAAAACTAACTGACGAACAAAAACTGGGAATTGAAAAAGTGAAAGGCTGGTATCAGGATTATATGGAGCGAGTGATCAACAGAAAATTGTATTGATTTCAACCGTTTAAAATCTAAATGATCGCTTGTCTTGCTATATTTATGCTTTGGATAGCAAAAAAATATTGTATGTTTAAAATTAATTTATATTTTTATCAATGTTAATTTAACGTTAACAGAGATTCCGAATCAAAAACAAAACAACTTAAAATAAAAGACAATGAACAAAGTATTATTAGCATTTGCCTTATCATTTATCGGTGTTCTTTCATTTGCACAGATCGAAGGAAAATGGAAAACAATTGATGATGAAACTGGAAAAGCAAAATCCATCGTAGAGGTATGGAAAAAAGCGGATGGTAAATATTATGGTAAAATCTCACAACTCTTGATAAAGCCAGAACACGCAAACTGCATTGCATGTAAAGATGATAGGAAAAATAAACCGCTGGTAGGCATGGAAATTATCCGCGGACTGAAAAAAGAAGGGGATGAGTTCACAGGAGGTTCAATCACAGATCCTAAGAACGGAAAATCTTATAAATGTACGATTACTAGAGACGGAAATAAACTGAATGTAAGAGGTTATATGGGGATTTCTATTATTGGTAGAACCCAGACTTGGCAAAAAGTTGATTAATCTAATTTA is from Epilithonimonas vandammei and encodes:
- a CDS encoding LTA synthase family protein; translated protein: MNNWRRQELVALIYRLFLVFFFYQTARLLFWFFNSDLIKVNSISEYFSLAYYGTAFDTTAILYTNAVFILFSILPLTINTKKSYQKFLFYWYFITNGIAFSMNFGDIIYFRFSQARLTSAALEVGKNEDNLGKVFFNALLQHPFVFIWFIIILVVWVFLYKKVKIQENKPTNRIVYFVSSLVSLCVIATLTVGGIRGDFKHSTRPINLVDANKHVTNPQQANLVLNSVFSFLRTINTNNFKLVHYVSEDFIQKEIKPYKLYQNEVEQKPNVVIFIMESFAKEYSGAFNKNTDIKDFVSYTPFVDSLANESLIFTNAFANGRQSIHGMSSVLAGIPSLTDAFTSSPYSNQKIQSIVSVCNEMGYDTSFYHGAPNGSMGFQGFGNILGFKHYYGKNEYNNDDDFDGIWAIWDEPFFQYFAKNIGKKQPFMATLFSASSHDPFKIPEKYQNTIKPGPLQIHAPIRYTDYALKKFFETAKKQPWYNNTIFVITADHTNQIQYPEYLKTMNRFAIPILFFSPNPKYNLKGVDASFAQQIDIYPTLADLIGYNKKIRSWGRSLISGTNENYIIVNSDSIQEQMIIGNFIYTFNGKDVTGIYDKTDLALSKNLIHKKLTDEQKLGIEKVKGWYQDYMERVINRKLY
- a CDS encoding DUF2147 domain-containing protein, producing MNKVLLAFALSFIGVLSFAQIEGKWKTIDDETGKAKSIVEVWKKADGKYYGKISQLLIKPEHANCIACKDDRKNKPLVGMEIIRGLKKEGDEFTGGSITDPKNGKSYKCTITRDGNKLNVRGYMGISIIGRTQTWQKVD